A window of the Gordonia humi genome harbors these coding sequences:
- a CDS encoding ATP-binding cassette domain-containing protein, whose translation MGVEVTVEGLTKSFGSQNIWRDVSLTLPAGEVNALLGPSGTGKSVFLKTLIGLLHPEQGSVVIDGTDITQCSAKELYEIRKLFGVLFQDGALFGSMSLYDNIAFPLREHTKKKEDEIRKIVLDKVELVGLAGAEDKLPGEISGGMRKRAGLARALVLDPQIILCDEPDSGLDPVRTAYISQLLIDINAEIDATILIVTHNINIARTIPDNIGMLFRKELVMFGPREQLLTSEQPVVKQFLSGDRFGPIGMSEEKDESVAAAEAAMQAAGIAGGGTQDDFSEIIPQVQPNPGMPVRKAAIRHRANVLNMMHDLPPNAQEAIRNSMAEEDRRAAQSPETSTTLVALAATDFSDPNAVNTGLPGGPEGVYVEPTHVHDVVANAETDVVTRPDLAKTAAAQPAGDDAFTQPIDTSAIETAINDQSNGQGSTQA comes from the coding sequence AATCGGTGTTCTTGAAGACCCTGATCGGCCTTCTCCACCCCGAGCAGGGCTCGGTGGTCATCGACGGCACCGACATCACCCAGTGCTCGGCCAAGGAGCTCTACGAGATCCGCAAGCTGTTCGGCGTCCTGTTCCAGGACGGCGCCCTGTTCGGCTCGATGAGCCTGTACGACAACATCGCCTTCCCGCTTCGTGAGCACACGAAGAAGAAGGAGGACGAGATCCGCAAGATCGTCCTGGACAAGGTCGAGCTGGTCGGTCTGGCCGGTGCCGAGGACAAGCTTCCCGGCGAGATCTCCGGCGGTATGCGCAAGCGCGCCGGTCTGGCGCGTGCGCTGGTCCTCGATCCGCAGATCATCCTGTGCGACGAGCCGGACTCGGGTCTGGACCCGGTGCGCACCGCGTACATCTCGCAGTTGTTGATCGACATCAACGCGGAGATCGACGCGACGATCCTGATCGTCACGCACAACATCAACATCGCCCGGACGATCCCGGACAACATCGGCATGCTGTTCCGTAAGGAACTGGTGATGTTCGGTCCGCGTGAGCAGTTGTTGACCTCGGAGCAGCCGGTGGTCAAGCAGTTCCTCTCGGGTGATCGTTTCGGTCCGATCGGCATGTCGGAGGAGAAGGACGAGTCGGTCGCCGCGGCCGAGGCCGCGATGCAGGCCGCGGGTATCGCCGGTGGCGGTACCCAGGACGACTTCTCCGAGATCATCCCGCAGGTGCAGCCCAACCCGGGCATGCCGGTCCGCAAGGCCGCGATCCGCCACCGGGCGAACGTCTTGAACATGATGCACGACCTGCCTCCCAACGCTCAGGAGGCGATCCGCAACTCGATGGCCGAAGAGGACCGTCGCGCGGCGCAGTCGCCGGAGACCTCGACCACCCTGGTCGCGCTCGCCGCCACCGATTTCAGTGATCCCAACGCGGTCAACACCGGGCTGCCCGGTGGACCGGAGGGCGTCTACGTCGAGCCGACACACGTGCACGACGTCGTCGCCAATGCCGAGACCGATGTCGTCACCCGACCCGATCTGGCCAAGACCGCCGCTGCGCAACCGGCAGGCGACGACGCGTTCACCCAGCCGATCGACACCTCGGCGATCGAGACCGCCATCAATGACCAGTCCAACGGACAGGGGAGTACCCAGGCATGA
- a CDS encoding MlaE family ABC transporter permease, which yields MTSATTRGVDRVAKAGEGALAQTGNIVQLFVDVARQLFVRPFQLREFIQQAWFIASVTILPTALIAIPFGAIVSLQTGSLIKQLGAESYTGAASVLVVVQQGSPLVTSLLVAGAAGSAVAADLGSRTIREEIDAMEVLGINPVQRLVVPRVLAMVLVAVLLNGLVAVVGIAGGYFFNVVVQGGTPGAYLASFGALAQLPDLYISTLKAAIFGVLAGVVAAYKGLNPKGGPKGVGDAVNQSVVVTFLLLFFANLIITAVFLQIVPPKVG from the coding sequence ATGACGAGTGCCACCACGCGTGGCGTCGACAGAGTCGCGAAAGCCGGTGAGGGCGCACTCGCCCAGACCGGCAACATCGTCCAACTGTTCGTCGACGTCGCACGCCAGCTCTTCGTGCGACCGTTTCAGTTGCGCGAGTTCATTCAGCAGGCCTGGTTCATCGCCAGCGTCACGATTCTGCCGACGGCTCTCATCGCGATCCCGTTCGGCGCCATCGTCTCGCTGCAGACCGGCTCGCTGATCAAGCAGCTCGGCGCGGAGTCGTACACCGGCGCGGCCAGCGTTCTGGTGGTCGTCCAGCAGGGCTCACCGCTGGTCACCTCGCTGCTGGTGGCGGGGGCCGCCGGTTCGGCCGTCGCGGCGGACCTCGGCTCGCGCACGATCCGCGAAGAGATCGACGCGATGGAGGTGCTGGGCATCAATCCGGTCCAGCGTCTCGTCGTGCCACGCGTGTTGGCAATGGTGCTCGTCGCCGTCCTCCTCAACGGCCTCGTCGCCGTCGTCGGCATCGCCGGCGGCTACTTCTTCAACGTCGTCGTCCAGGGCGGAACCCCCGGTGCGTACCTGGCGTCGTTCGGCGCCCTCGCTCAACTGCCGGACCTCTACATCTCGACGCTCAAGGCAGCGATCTTCGGTGTGCTCGCCGGTGTCGTCGCCGCCTACAAGGGACTCAATCCGAAGGGCGGCCCGAAGGGCGTCGGCGACGCGGTGAACCAGAGCGTCGTGGTGACGTTCCTGCTCCTGTTCTTCGCGAACCTGATCATCACCGCCGTGTTCCTGCAGATCGTTCCGCCGAAGGTAGGTTAG
- a CDS encoding MlaE family ABC transporter permease, whose amino-acid sequence MTRGVTIAKSRPEYYLYEARKQLGRPLKFLDGAGEQMSFYGRTLAWIPKTLVHYTREVMRLLAEVAFGSGGLAVIGGTVGVMILMSGFTGVVVGLQGYAALDQIGSQALTGFLSAYVNTREVAPLVAGLALSATVGCGFTAQLGAMRISEEIDALEVMAVPSIPFLVSTRVIAGFIAVIPLYVLGLMAAYLASRVVNTVFNGQSTGSYDHYFNLFLPPADVLWSFGKVLVFAFVIILVHCYYGYYASGGPAGVGVAVGHAVRAALVLIAVMDFFLGLAIWGTTTSIRVGG is encoded by the coding sequence ATGACACGTGGTGTGACGATCGCCAAGAGCCGCCCGGAGTACTACCTCTACGAGGCGCGCAAGCAACTCGGCCGGCCGCTCAAGTTCCTCGACGGCGCGGGCGAGCAGATGTCCTTCTACGGACGCACCCTGGCCTGGATCCCCAAGACCCTCGTGCACTACACGCGCGAAGTGATGCGGTTGCTGGCCGAGGTCGCCTTCGGCTCGGGCGGTCTCGCCGTCATCGGCGGAACCGTCGGCGTCATGATCCTGATGTCCGGCTTCACCGGTGTCGTCGTCGGCCTGCAGGGCTACGCTGCCCTCGACCAGATCGGCTCGCAGGCGCTGACCGGCTTCCTCTCCGCCTACGTCAACACCCGTGAGGTGGCACCGCTGGTCGCCGGTCTCGCGCTGTCGGCGACGGTGGGCTGCGGATTCACCGCACAGCTCGGCGCCATGCGCATCTCGGAGGAGATCGACGCACTCGAGGTCATGGCCGTCCCGTCGATCCCGTTCCTCGTCTCCACGCGCGTGATCGCGGGCTTCATCGCCGTCATCCCGCTGTACGTCCTCGGACTGATGGCCGCGTATCTCGCGTCCCGTGTGGTCAACACCGTGTTCAACGGGCAGTCGACCGGATCGTACGACCACTACTTCAACCTGTTCCTGCCACCAGCAGACGTCTTATGGTCGTTCGGCAAGGTGCTGGTGTTCGCATTCGTGATCATCCTGGTGCACTGCTACTACGGCTACTACGCCAGTGGCGGCCCCGCCGGAGTCGGCGTGGCGGTCGGACACGCGGTGCGCGCCGCACTCGTCCTGATCGCCGTGATGGACTTCTTCCTGGGCCTGGCGATCTGGGGAACCACCACGTCGATCCGAGTCGGAGGTTAG